One window of the Pseudofrankia sp. DC12 genome contains the following:
- a CDS encoding NAD-dependent epimerase/dehydratase family protein, whose protein sequence is MRLLVLGGTEFVGTAVVEAALGRGWDVTVFNRGSHPAPSGVTVLRGDRTAPGGLAALAGAAGEWDVAVDTWSWAPVAVRDAAWLLAGRAGCLAFVSSRSVYAFPGVAGAAEDGPLVDGDPDDAVDGGLAGYNRMKRGGELAALGAFGAERTLLARPGLILGPGENIGRLPWWLNRVARGGRVLAPGPADLPTRFIDVRDLAGWLLDTAAAGGRGAYDVVCPPGHTTMAGLLEACVAATGSDAELVWTGPEAILAAGVRPWTGLPIWLPPGEMYDYVNGIDVTRALGAGLRARPVADTAADTWAWLRGLDGPPPQRPDRAPVGIDRAVEAALLGLPG, encoded by the coding sequence GTGCGGCTTCTGGTGCTGGGTGGGACGGAGTTCGTCGGGACGGCGGTCGTCGAGGCCGCGCTGGGCCGCGGCTGGGACGTGACGGTCTTCAACCGGGGCAGCCACCCGGCGCCGTCCGGCGTGACCGTCCTGCGCGGTGACCGCACCGCGCCGGGTGGGCTCGCGGCGCTCGCCGGCGCGGCGGGGGAGTGGGACGTCGCCGTCGACACCTGGTCGTGGGCGCCGGTCGCGGTCCGGGACGCCGCGTGGCTGCTCGCCGGGCGGGCCGGGTGTCTCGCGTTCGTCTCCAGCCGGTCGGTGTACGCGTTTCCCGGGGTGGCGGGTGCGGCGGAGGACGGGCCGCTCGTCGACGGTGACCCGGACGACGCGGTCGACGGCGGGCTGGCCGGCTACAACCGGATGAAACGCGGCGGTGAGCTCGCCGCGCTGGGCGCGTTCGGCGCGGAGCGGACCCTGCTGGCCCGGCCTGGGCTGATCCTCGGCCCGGGGGAGAACATCGGCCGGCTGCCCTGGTGGCTGAACCGGGTCGCCCGCGGCGGCCGGGTCCTGGCGCCTGGTCCGGCGGACCTGCCGACGCGGTTCATCGACGTCCGGGATCTCGCCGGCTGGCTGCTGGACACCGCCGCGGCCGGGGGCCGCGGGGCGTACGACGTGGTCTGCCCGCCCGGGCATACGACGATGGCCGGGCTGCTGGAGGCCTGCGTGGCGGCGACCGGGTCGGACGCCGAGCTGGTCTGGACCGGCCCGGAGGCGATCCTCGCCGCCGGGGTCCGGCCGTGGACCGGCCTGCCGATCTGGCTGCCGCCCGGCGAGATGTACGACTACGTCAACGGCATCGACGTGACCCGGGCACTGGGCGCCGGCCTGCGGGCCCGCCCGGTCGCCGACACTGCCGCTGACACGTGGGCGTGGCTGCGGGGCCTGGACGGGCCGCCGCCGCAGCGCCCGGACCGGGCGCCCGTCGGCATCGACCGGGCCGTCGAGGCCGCCCTGCTGGGGTTGCCCGGCTGA
- a CDS encoding VOC family protein has protein sequence MTPLHWKLVVDSRDAATLADFWAAALGYAVEDPSVLVDRLLAAGQLPPEAVTEHGGRRTFRGYAAVRHPDDPFDEVSGIGKGRRLLFQDVPEPKTVKNRLHLDVHAEPGGRDALVARLEALGATRVREFDEGPVGHWWVLRDPEGNEFCAT, from the coding sequence ATGACGCCTCTGCACTGGAAGCTCGTCGTCGACAGCCGGGACGCGGCCACGCTCGCCGACTTCTGGGCGGCCGCGCTCGGCTACGCGGTCGAGGATCCCAGCGTTCTCGTCGACCGGCTGCTGGCCGCCGGGCAGCTGCCCCCGGAGGCGGTCACCGAGCACGGCGGGCGGCGGACGTTCCGCGGCTACGCAGCGGTCCGCCACCCCGACGACCCGTTCGACGAGGTCAGCGGCATCGGGAAAGGCCGCCGGCTGCTGTTCCAGGACGTCCCCGAACCGAAGACGGTCAAGAACCGGCTGCACCTGGACGTCCACGCGGAACCCGGTGGGCGCGACGCCCTCGTCGCCCGGCTGGAGGCGCTCGGGGCGACCCGGGTCCGCGAGTTCGACGAGGGTCCCGTCGGCCACTGGTGGGTGCTGCGCGACCCCGAGGGCAATGAGTTCTGCGCCACCTGA
- a CDS encoding alpha/beta hydrolase has translation MRFTFEQRLDDGVLERTFTLGEIPGILWTPGSVSAPAPLILLGHPGGLRTMYPRLVARARHGAAEGFASATIELPGSGDRPRSPAAEQARADLRRALAAGEPVDDEIVDRLVLPLVEQAVPEWRAALDALLALPEIGGPVGFAGGVIAIGIRLAVVEPRLSAAVLFAGSFVPRALFAEARQVTVPLRVLLQWDDEGNDRQLALDLFDAFGSTEKSLHANMGGHTGVPQFEADSGNRFFARHLK, from the coding sequence ATGCGATTCACCTTCGAACAGCGCCTCGACGACGGTGTCCTCGAGCGCACCTTCACCCTCGGCGAGATCCCCGGCATCCTGTGGACGCCCGGGTCCGTGTCCGCGCCGGCCCCGCTGATCCTGCTCGGCCACCCCGGCGGGCTGCGCACCATGTACCCGCGGCTGGTGGCCCGGGCCCGGCACGGAGCGGCTGAGGGCTTCGCCTCGGCCACCATCGAGCTCCCCGGCAGCGGCGACCGGCCCCGTTCACCCGCCGCCGAACAGGCCCGCGCCGATCTGCGCCGGGCGCTGGCGGCCGGCGAGCCGGTCGACGACGAGATCGTCGACCGGCTCGTTCTCCCGCTGGTCGAGCAGGCGGTCCCGGAATGGCGGGCCGCCCTGGACGCCCTGCTCGCGCTGCCCGAGATCGGCGGCCCGGTCGGGTTCGCGGGAGGGGTGATCGCCATCGGCATCCGACTGGCGGTCGTCGAGCCGCGTCTCTCGGCCGCCGTTCTGTTCGCCGGGAGCTTCGTCCCCCGCGCCCTGTTCGCGGAGGCCCGGCAGGTCACCGTTCCGCTGCGGGTCCTGCTGCAGTGGGACGACGAGGGAAACGACCGGCAGCTGGCCCTGGACCTGTTCGACGCCTTCGGCTCCACGGAGAAGTCGCTGCACGCCAACATGGGTGGGCACACCGGCGTCCCGCAGTTCGAGGCGGACAGCGGCAACCGGTTCTTCGCCCGGCATCTGAAGTGA
- the glmS gene encoding glutamine--fructose-6-phosphate transaminase (isomerizing), producing the protein MCGIVAYVGRRPAVPLVVDGLRRLEYRGYDSAGLAIPAKDGGLTVHRAAGRVDDLAARLPKRLTATTAIAHTRWATHGAPSDRNAHPHLDAAGRVALVHNGIIENAVELRARLTADGVVLTSDTDTEVLAHLIGRELAAGEPDLANAVRVALGQIAGTYGIAVLDAAHPGEVVVARNGSPLLLGVGEREVLAVSDLSALVAHTRQVVHLEDGDLATLRAGGYEVRRDGALTSRAAEVVDVAPMAYELGSYRHWMHKEIHEQPAAVERAISGRIEDRFATAHLGGLDLSPRDARAVRRVVILGAGSAYLAGRLGAQLIEEVARIPAVAEPAAEFRYRNPLIEPDTLYVAVSQSGETYDTLAAVQEVQRKGGRVVGVVGVVGSAIARAAGSGIYLHAGPEVSVTSTKTYTATAVAFALLALHLGRVRDLSPADGRRLIGGLRALPGQIAEILAGQDDVAAVAARWSAYSGMLYVGRVRGSVVAAEGALKLKEVAYIHAEAYPASELKHGPLALVSPDRPVVAVVPDDELREKNLGTIAEVRARDGRVLVVGHDRALAAVADEVLVVPRNEPELDPILLGIPLQLFAYHAAVTLGHDVDRPRNLAKSVTVE; encoded by the coding sequence ATGTGCGGAATCGTCGCCTACGTCGGCCGCCGCCCCGCCGTCCCGCTCGTCGTCGACGGGCTGCGCCGGCTGGAGTACCGCGGCTACGACTCGGCGGGCCTCGCGATCCCGGCGAAGGACGGCGGGCTGACCGTCCACCGGGCCGCCGGGCGGGTCGACGACCTGGCCGCGCGGCTGCCGAAGCGGCTCACCGCGACGACCGCGATCGCGCACACCCGGTGGGCGACCCACGGCGCGCCGAGTGACCGCAACGCCCACCCGCACCTGGACGCGGCGGGCCGGGTCGCCCTCGTCCACAACGGCATCATCGAGAACGCCGTGGAGCTGCGCGCCAGACTGACCGCGGACGGCGTCGTCCTGACCTCCGACACCGACACCGAGGTCCTCGCCCACCTGATCGGCCGGGAGCTCGCGGCCGGTGAGCCGGACCTGGCGAACGCGGTCCGGGTCGCGCTCGGCCAGATCGCCGGTACCTACGGGATCGCGGTCCTCGACGCGGCGCACCCGGGGGAGGTGGTCGTCGCCCGCAACGGCAGCCCGCTGCTGCTCGGCGTCGGCGAGCGGGAGGTCCTCGCCGTGTCCGACCTGTCCGCGCTGGTCGCGCACACCCGCCAGGTCGTGCACCTGGAGGACGGCGACCTGGCGACGCTGCGCGCCGGCGGCTACGAGGTCCGCCGCGACGGCGCCCTGACCAGCCGGGCGGCCGAGGTCGTCGACGTCGCGCCGATGGCCTACGAGCTCGGCTCCTACCGGCACTGGATGCACAAGGAGATCCACGAGCAGCCGGCCGCCGTCGAACGGGCGATCAGCGGGCGGATCGAGGACCGGTTCGCGACCGCGCACCTCGGGGGCCTCGACCTGTCCCCGCGCGACGCCCGCGCGGTCCGTCGCGTCGTCATCCTCGGCGCCGGTTCGGCCTACCTTGCCGGGCGGCTCGGGGCGCAGCTCATCGAGGAGGTCGCCCGGATCCCGGCGGTCGCCGAGCCCGCGGCGGAGTTCCGCTACCGCAACCCGCTGATCGAGCCCGACACGCTCTACGTCGCGGTCAGCCAGTCCGGCGAGACGTACGACACCCTCGCCGCCGTCCAGGAGGTCCAGCGCAAGGGCGGCCGGGTCGTCGGGGTCGTCGGGGTCGTCGGCAGCGCGATCGCGCGGGCGGCCGGCAGCGGGATCTACCTGCACGCGGGCCCGGAGGTGTCGGTGACCTCGACGAAGACGTACACGGCGACGGCGGTCGCGTTCGCGCTGCTGGCGCTGCACCTGGGCCGGGTGCGGGACCTCTCACCCGCCGACGGGCGCCGTCTCATCGGCGGGCTGCGGGCACTGCCCGGGCAGATCGCCGAGATCCTGGCAGGGCAGGACGACGTCGCCGCGGTCGCCGCCCGCTGGTCGGCGTACAGCGGGATGCTCTACGTCGGCCGGGTCCGCGGCTCGGTCGTCGCCGCCGAGGGGGCGCTGAAGCTCAAGGAGGTCGCCTACATCCACGCCGAGGCCTACCCGGCGTCCGAGCTCAAGCACGGGCCGCTCGCCCTGGTGTCGCCGGACCGGCCGGTCGTCGCCGTCGTGCCGGACGACGAGCTGCGCGAGAAGAACCTGGGGACGATCGCCGAGGTCAGGGCCCGCGACGGCCGGGTCCTCGTCGTGGGCCACGACCGGGCGCTCGCCGCCGTCGCCGACGAGGTCCTTGTCGTGCCGCGCAACGAGCCCGAGCTCGACCCGATCCTGCTCGGGATCCCGTTGCAGCTGTTCGCCTACCACGCCGCCGTCACGCTCGGCCACGACGTCGACCGCCCGCGCAACCTCGCCAAGTCGGTCACCGTCGAGTAG
- a CDS encoding AAA family ATPase has translation MATERRFIRDVRLPAPSGAAGYPFGLPAVAWLARAGGLRLGAGVTFLVGDNGTGKSTLVEAIAVAAGFNPEGGSQNFRFATRATESALGDHLVLHWEVRKPRTGFFLRAESYYNVATEIERLDRDGPTRLLGSYGGVSPHERSHGESFLDLATHRFGPDGLYILDEPEAALSVRGAMALLARFADLVAAGSQLVVATHSPVLLALPGATIYEIGADGAVGTVGYDDALPVRMTRDFLAAPDRYLRHLLAED, from the coding sequence GTGGCGACCGAGCGGCGGTTCATCCGGGACGTGCGGCTGCCGGCGCCGTCGGGGGCGGCCGGCTACCCGTTCGGCCTTCCCGCGGTCGCCTGGCTGGCCCGCGCGGGCGGGCTGCGCCTCGGCGCCGGCGTGACGTTCCTGGTGGGGGACAACGGCACTGGCAAGTCGACGCTCGTCGAGGCGATCGCCGTCGCCGCGGGGTTCAACCCGGAGGGCGGCAGCCAGAACTTCCGGTTCGCGACCCGCGCCACCGAGTCCGCGCTCGGCGACCACCTGGTGCTGCACTGGGAGGTCCGCAAGCCACGCACCGGCTTCTTCCTGCGCGCCGAGTCCTATTACAACGTCGCCACCGAGATCGAACGCCTCGACCGCGACGGGCCGACGCGGCTGCTGGGCTCCTACGGCGGGGTCTCCCCGCACGAGCGGTCCCACGGCGAGTCGTTCCTGGACCTGGCCACCCACCGGTTCGGCCCCGACGGGCTGTACATCCTCGACGAGCCGGAGGCAGCCCTCTCGGTGCGCGGCGCGATGGCGCTGCTGGCCCGGTTCGCTGACCTGGTCGCCGCCGGCAGCCAGCTCGTCGTCGCGACCCACTCGCCTGTCCTGCTCGCGCTGCCCGGCGCGACGATCTACGAGATCGGCGCCGACGGCGCGGTCGGCACGGTCGGCTACGACGACGCGCTGCCGGTCCGGATGACCCGCGACTTCCTCGCCGCCCCGGACCGCTACCTGCGTCACCTGCTCGCCGAGGACTGA
- a CDS encoding NUDIX hydrolase, with translation MGEVAENADGAEVRAAGGVVWRPAPGGGVEIVLVHRPRYDDWSLPKGKVEPGETWLAAAVREIDEETGFAVAVGALLGDVTYPVGRHGPAAATSATKVVRYWALRATGGAFTPNHEVDDLRWLPPGQALGLLSYDLDRDVVGRFVATDTGGPDGSGDST, from the coding sequence GTGGGCGAGGTGGCAGAGAACGCGGACGGCGCCGAGGTCCGGGCGGCCGGCGGGGTGGTGTGGCGGCCGGCGCCGGGCGGCGGCGTCGAGATCGTGCTGGTGCACCGTCCGAGGTATGACGACTGGTCGCTGCCCAAGGGAAAGGTCGAGCCCGGTGAGACGTGGCTTGCGGCGGCCGTCCGGGAGATCGACGAGGAGACCGGTTTCGCCGTCGCGGTCGGCGCGCTGCTCGGGGACGTGACCTACCCGGTCGGCCGGCACGGGCCCGCGGCCGCGACGTCGGCGACGAAGGTCGTGCGCTACTGGGCGCTGCGCGCGACCGGGGGTGCGTTCACCCCGAACCACGAGGTCGACGACCTGCGCTGGCTGCCCCCGGGCCAGGCGCTGGGACTGCTGTCCTACGACCTCGACCGGGACGTCGTGGGCCGGTTCGTCGCGACCGACACCGGCGGCCCGGACGGGTCGGGTGACAGCACGTGA
- a CDS encoding MFS transporter: protein MTPTTSPADGPGGPRGRLSRLAVDTRPLAIPAFRRTFLGQGTAIIGTMVTEVTAPVQIYDISGSSFAVGLAGLVGLVPMVVFGLYGGAVADAVDRRTLYLASSLLTWAVTLVLLAQSLLGARSVGLILGLVAVQAAGFAVSSSTRGAVVPALVPVGLVPAANSLNYTATTVGAVIGPLVAGLLLGFDHGFSYAYGADAVLFTAALYSTFRLPSLRPEGAAGRPGLRSVLDGLRFIGGNPVLLMSFVVDIAAMVLAMPRALFPEAAATRFHGGVGLLYSAIALGSVLAGLSSGWIGRVRRQGVVLTVAVVGWATAISLAGFAHVYWLAIVLLALAGAADLISAVCRQTILQTYVPDNMRGRLQGVFTVVVAGGPRLGDLRAGVMAAATTLTIAWSGSAILCVVLVLAAAVAVRPFWRYDTAAATADDAPAQGAVPPPARPAGAPDRIGTGLGA, encoded by the coding sequence ATGACCCCGACGACGTCGCCGGCCGACGGGCCCGGCGGACCTCGTGGGCGGCTGAGCCGGCTGGCGGTCGACACCCGGCCGCTCGCGATTCCCGCGTTCCGTCGGACGTTCCTCGGCCAGGGCACCGCGATCATCGGGACGATGGTCACGGAGGTCACCGCGCCGGTCCAGATCTACGACATCTCGGGCTCGTCGTTCGCGGTCGGCCTGGCCGGGCTGGTGGGCCTGGTCCCGATGGTCGTGTTCGGCCTGTACGGCGGGGCGGTCGCCGACGCGGTCGACCGGCGCACGCTCTACCTGGCGTCGTCGTTGCTCACCTGGGCGGTCACGCTCGTCCTGCTGGCGCAGAGCCTGCTCGGGGCGCGGTCCGTCGGGCTGATCCTCGGCCTCGTCGCGGTCCAGGCGGCGGGTTTCGCGGTGTCCTCGTCGACCCGGGGCGCGGTCGTGCCCGCGCTTGTCCCCGTCGGCCTGGTTCCCGCGGCGAACTCGTTGAACTACACGGCGACCACGGTCGGGGCTGTGATCGGGCCGCTCGTCGCCGGCCTGCTGCTCGGCTTCGACCACGGGTTCAGCTATGCCTACGGCGCCGACGCGGTCCTGTTCACCGCCGCGCTGTACTCGACGTTCCGGCTGCCGTCGCTGCGCCCGGAGGGGGCGGCCGGGCGGCCGGGGCTGCGGTCCGTGCTCGACGGGCTGCGGTTCATCGGCGGGAACCCGGTGCTGCTGATGTCGTTCGTGGTGGACATCGCCGCGATGGTGCTGGCGATGCCGCGGGCGCTGTTCCCCGAGGCGGCCGCGACCCGGTTCCACGGCGGCGTCGGCCTGCTGTACTCGGCGATCGCCCTCGGGTCGGTGCTGGCCGGGCTGAGCAGCGGCTGGATCGGCCGGGTGCGCCGCCAGGGCGTCGTCCTGACGGTGGCGGTCGTCGGCTGGGCCACGGCGATCAGCCTGGCGGGGTTCGCGCACGTCTACTGGCTCGCGATCGTGCTGCTGGCCCTCGCCGGTGCCGCCGACCTGATCAGCGCCGTCTGCCGGCAGACGATCCTGCAGACCTACGTGCCCGACAACATGCGGGGCCGCCTGCAGGGCGTGTTCACGGTCGTCGTCGCCGGCGGCCCGCGGCTCGGGGACCTGCGGGCCGGTGTGATGGCCGCCGCGACGACGCTGACCATCGCCTGGTCGGGCTCGGCGATCCTGTGCGTCGTCCTCGTGCTGGCCGCCGCCGTCGCGGTGCGCCCGTTCTGGCGCTACGACACCGCCGCCGCGACAGCGGACGACGCCCCGGCGCAAGGCGCGGTACCACCGCCCGCCCGTCCCGCGGGCGCGCCGGACCGGATCGGGACGGGCCTGGGCGCCTGA